Proteins found in one bacterium genomic segment:
- the ssb gene encoding single-stranded DNA-binding protein — protein MRGYSRAIIMGNLTRDPELKYIPSGTAVTSFTVAVNRKYTLQGEAKDETSFIPVVVWGKQAENCNQYLKKGSPVFVDGRLRQRSWETSDGQKRSTVEIVGLTVQFLSGKPSEGEIVEEEMPLPPEEDLPF, from the coding sequence ATGAGAGGATATTCAAGGGCAATAATTATGGGGAATTTGACAAGGGATCCTGAGCTAAAATACATTCCGTCTGGAACAGCTGTTACAAGCTTTACCGTCGCTGTCAACAGAAAGTACACCCTTCAGGGTGAGGCAAAGGATGAGACAAGCTTTATACCCGTTGTTGTTTGGGGAAAACAGGCAGAGAATTGCAATCAATACCTTAAGAAAGGCTCTCCTGTTTTTGTTGATGGAAGGCTTCGTCAACGCTCATGGGAGACATCTGATGGTCAGAAAAGATCAACAGTTGAAATAGTAGGATTGACGGTTCAATTTCTCTCAGGAAAACCCTCTGAGGGAGAAATTGTTGAGGAAGAAATGCCCCTTCCTCCTGAAGAAGACCTTCCATTTTAG
- a CDS encoding AbrB/MazE/SpoVT family DNA-binding domain-containing protein, with the protein MSVVTVEKDYQIQIPYDRREKSAINKGDKLILEVDKRGKIIINKFKESGVDRSFGIWAGEKNGVEYVNKI; encoded by the coding sequence ATGAGTGTTGTAACTGTAGAGAAAGACTATCAGATTCAAATTCCTTATGATAGAAGGGAAAAATCGGCTATCAATAAGGGTGATAAGTTGATATTAGAGGTGGATAAGAGGGGCAAGATAATTATCAATAAATTTAAGGAGAGCGGAGTTGATAGAAGTTTTGGTATATGGGCAGGAGAAAAAAATGGCGTAGAATATGTAAATAAGATAAG
- the rpsF gene encoding 30S ribosomal protein S6: MDKKFYDLMIVFDEKGGKREKITAEITKIINENSGFIEHIDEWGVRTLSYPIKKCLEGFYLLIRFSVKPESIFSISEVLRVSEDVLRFLVTKRKNPLPKEEEKENKVEVKEE, from the coding sequence ATGGATAAGAAATTTTATGATTTAATGATTGTTTTTGATGAAAAAGGGGGGAAGAGGGAAAAAATTACCGCTGAAATTACTAAAATTATTAACGAAAACAGCGGTTTTATTGAGCATATTGATGAATGGGGGGTGAGAACCCTTAGCTATCCAATCAAGAAGTGTTTAGAAGGGTTTTATTTGCTTATAAGATTTTCTGTAAAGCCAGAGTCTATCTTTTCAATATCAGAGGTTTTAAGGGTTTCAGAAGATGTTTTGAGGTTTCTTGTTACAAAAAGAAAAAATCCCCTTCCAAAGGAAGAGGAAAAAGAGAATAAGGTGGAGGTGAAGGAAGAATGA